Proteins encoded together in one Anaerotignum propionicum DSM 1682 window:
- a CDS encoding VRR-NUC domain-containing protein yields the protein MQEKEIEKYLVKRVKEMGGKAYKWVSPGNDGVPDRIVFFQGMTVLVELKAPGKKPTPLQIAKHKELERLGQKVVVLDSKESVDEFMGKVEGGMYEVCTP from the coding sequence TTGCAAGAAAAGGAAATAGAGAAGTACCTCGTAAAACGAGTGAAGGAAATGGGTGGTAAGGCTTATAAGTGGGTCAGCCCGGGAAATGATGGGGTGCCCGATAGGATAGTTTTCTTCCAAGGGATGACTGTTTTGGTGGAATTAAAGGCCCCTGGGAAAAAGCCTACCCCATTACAGATAGCAAAACATAAGGAATTGGAAAGACTGGGACAGAAGGTTGTAGTATTAGACAGCAAGGAAAGTGTAGATGAATTTATGGGGAAAGTAGAGGGTGGTATGTATGAAGTTTGTACCCCATAA